From Streptomyces sp. NBC_01551:
AGCTGGGGCGCGGCGGGGTACCCGTACGGACCCGGCGCCTGCTGGCCCTGCTGCGCGGCCCCTGACTGGGCTTGGGCCTGGGCCGACTGCCAGTCGACCTGGCCCGCGGCACCGGACTGTGCGGGGTGCCCGGCAGGGCGGCCCTCGCCGACCCCGTCAGCAGAACTGCTGTGGTCCGTCATCGACTCGGTTCTCTCCCCGCGTGTGATCCCCGTCCGCCGGTCGGGCGTGCGGCGGGCCCTGGCGAGACCAGGTGCGGACGGCAGTGTGGCAAACGGCGCCGACATTCCCGCCCAGGTTTTCCCCGAGGGGAGAGGTGAGGAAAGAGTGAGGAATCCTCGCGAGGAAAGCAGCGGAGCCGGCGGCGGGGCGATGCCCCTGCCGCTCCGTCACAATGCCGGGTTGTGCCCGGGTTACGGGTGCGCAGGCGCCCCCGACCTTACGAAGGACGAGAGTTGAGCGATCAGTACGTGCACCCGTGGCAGGACCCGGCCGTCCCCGCCGACTCCGCCGACGGTGGGCAACCGCCAGTGGTGGAAGCCGAACACGCCTGGATCGTCGGATACGAGCCGGGCAACCCATGGCAGGCGAAGCTCTGCCTGCGCACCCCGCACGGCACGGTCGCGTACCCCCTCACCCCGCACACCATGCCGGACCTCCTGGAGGGCCTGGTCGTGGTGGCCCAAGAGCAGCAAGGGGTAACGGGGGCCGACGCCTTGTACGCCACCGAGGCCGAGGACGACCTGGACGCCGAGCTGCCGGAGGAAGGGCAGGAACAGGACCCAGGCGCCCACAACGGCCGTGCCGCACGCCTGACCGGCTGGACGGTGGTCCACGATCTGTGGGAGCGGGAAGATCCGAGAATCCGCCTCATCATGGGTGCGATCGTGCTCGCCGTGTTCGTGCTGGGGATCTTCCTTTCCTGACGAGATACGGTCAAACACACCACGGACGAGGAGACGAGGATGCTGACGGAGACGACCGGCCGCACGCCTCAGGACCTTGCGGCCGAACTGGCGAACCTCCGGGCCGTCGACGACTGGCCGTCGGTGTGGTCGGGCCCGCCCGAGGGCGGGTCGGGGGAGTTCACCGAGTGGTGCGGGCGATACGGCTGGGAGCCGCTGACCTTTGACCGGCAGTTGCGCCTGCGGACGCCGGGTGGGGGGAGCTGGACGTTCTTCGACCGGGTGGGCGGCCAGTGGAGCCCGTTGGCGAGCCTCGTGCACTGGGCTTGGCAGCCGAAGGCCGATGCCGCCGCGGAGAACAGTGCGGTCTTCGACACAGCGGCCGCAACGTGGCCGGCGTACCTCAGGGCTGCCGAGGGCGTGCTCGGGACTCCCACGTGGACCGGAGCCTGGGACGCCGCCGATTTCCCTGAGCCGCCGCATCCCTCGTACTGGTCCGACCGCGAGGAGCGGGTGCTCGACCGCGAGCCCTATCGCTTCGCTTACTGGGCGCCCGGGAGTGGTGTTCCGGGGCTGCCGTTCATCGTGTTGACCCAGTCCGTGACCTTCCCCACCTGGACCACCGACATGCCGGGCGGGTCGGCCATCTCGCTTGAGGTGTATCCGCCCGCTGAGTTCACGGAGACCGGCCCGTGACGGAATCGACCGGCAACTTGCCCAAGGAAGGCAGCGTATGACCACGAGTCCCGAAGAGCGCCCGGCGTCCGGCGAGGAAGTGGAGTTGTACTTCGAGGACGTCTTCACCTTCGTCTCCGAGTACCTCTCCCCGATGGTGCGCCGCCGGGTGAACGGATCCTCCGCGACCTGGTGCCCCCGCTGGTGGGAGCACCCCGAGGCCGGCGCGCGGCTCTCCGCGCTGTGGCTGGCCTGGGAGCATCTGCGACTCGAACCGGACCTCGGCATGTCGACGTGGTGGCTGCACCACGCCGACCCGCACCTGCGCGTGCTCATGGACACGGATCTGGGCCCGTTCGCGGCCTGTTCGCCCAAAGTCGGCGGCCACACGGTTTATCCCTTCGAGCCGCTCCCCTTGGAGAAGTACGACCCCGACTCGGCGTCCGCGTGAGGGATCGGTGAGGACGCCCGAGGCGTTCCTCACCAATTCCCCACATTCATCAACGGCCCCTGAACCGGGCTGTTTTCCTCACCCCCTCCCCGCATTTTCCTCACCTTTCCCCGTGAGGAAAATGCGCCGTCCGGCAGCCGTTCCGCCACCTACCGTGTCTCGGCGACCTGACTGAGGGAGGCCCGGGACGGTGGATTCACCTGCCGAGAACAAGCGAAGTGCGGTACTGGCCCTGGTGTTGCTGGGTGCCCTGCTGATCGGCACCCTGGTCGTCTTCACCGTCTTCAACGGTGAGGACGACGACGAGGGCGATGCCAAGGCGGCGCCCGCGGCGACGGCCACACGACGCGCGGGCACGGCATCGGGCTCAGGTGCCGCTGCCGGCGGGGCCGCGCCGCAGTCCGGGTCCGCCGCCGCGGTGCCCCCCATCGTCACGCCGGACGATCTGGCCGCGGCCCACCGCGTGATGTCCGAGTACATGTCGGGCCTGAGCACCTTCAAGCACACCGATACGACGGCCTCCTGGGTGCCTCCGCTGCTGGAACGCACCTCGAGCAACGTGGAGATGAAGAAGCGGACCGTCCTCCCCTCCGGCAAGGCGTGGGCGGTGTGTCAGCAGGCCAAGTGTTCGTCCGAGGGGAAGGCTGTCGTGCTCCGGGACGCGCTGATCGCCGATGAACTCGCCCGCGGCAGCGGCCAGACGATCTCGAGCGTGGTGGAAGTGACCGCGACCCGCTCGGACGACGGCAAGAAGACCGAGGCCGAGACCAACACCTGGCTGGTGAGCGCCCGCAAGAGCAGCGGCGAGTGGCAGGTGACCGGCTTCGACATCTACGGCCTGGGCAACGTGGGCGCGCCCGAGCCGAAGGGGGAGTGAGCGCCCGTGGTGGCTCCTGCCGTACTGGCGGCCGCATCGAAGGCCGTCAAGGTGGCGAAGGCTGCCAAGGGCGCGGCCGAACTCGCCTCGGGACAGGGCGGCGGGAAGGGGGGCGGCGGAAAGAAGAAGAACAACCTCAAGTGGCTGCTCGTCGCCGGCGTCGGGGGCCTCCCGATCGTCGGTTTCGGTCTCGTCTTCGTCATCATGCTCACCGCCATGGTCGGCGGCCTGGGAAGCGGCGCCGCCATGGCGGCTTGCGGCGACTACGCGGACAACGCCGGAACGGGCAACACCGGAGACAAGGCTGCGACGAACCCGATCATGCCCGCCGGCAAGGTGTACATGCCGAGCGACACCGCTCGCGATGAGATACCCCCGAGGATGATCCTCGCCTCGATGCGGGCGGCCGCGCGCTACGAGGGCCTCGACTGGACGATCATCGCCGGGCAGATGTACCAGGAGACCAAGTACGGGCAGGACAAGTCGGCGGCCTCCGGCGGGGACAACGGCCTCGGCTACAAGGGCCTCCTCCAGTTCGGCGACGACGCGTGGCGGGGCTACGGCGACGACGGCAACGGTGACGGCAAGAAGGACCGCTACAACATCGACGACGCGGCCTACGCCGCGGCCAACTACATGCATGCCTTGAAGGTGGAGTCGGAACCCTGGGACGCGCTGCTGTCCTACTCCGGATCGCTCAAGAACAACACGGTTTACCCCCGCGTGGTGCTCACCCAGTCCGCCCGCTACCGCGGCACCCTCACCGGCGACAAGGACCTGATCAGCCGCTGGTACGCGCACCTGAAGAACACCGTCGACAAGAACCCGGACTTCCCGGTCCTCGGAAAGGCCTCGGACATCCCCGAGCCGGTCGGCAACAACGCGCAGCCGGCCGAGGCGCTGAGCATCCCCTCGGCCGGTGCCCGCAGCTGGTCCACCCCGCCCTTCGACGGCGGCGGCCAGGGCACGACGACGGCCATGGCGCCGGTCGCGTTCTCCCGCCCGCTGGCGGCCCCGTTCCGCCCGGACGACCCCCCCGCTTCGTCGGGCGGGAAGGACTGGCAGTGGCCGTTGAAGGAGGGCACGTACAAGATCGGAACGCCGTATCACAAGCAGGGTTCGGCGTGGAGCCTCGGCTACCACACCGGTCTCGACCTGGAATCCCCGGTCGGCACCCCGATCTACGCCCCCGCCGACGGCAAGGTCGTGAAGACCGCCAGCGGCGGCTCGTACGGCAACGAGACCCACATTGAGCACGCCAACGGCGTCATCACGCTGTACGCCCACCAGAGCACGGTCTCGGTGAAGAACGGTGACACCGTCAAGCGCGGTGACCAGATCGGCGCGGTCGGGCTCACGGGCAACACGTTCGGGCCCCACCTCCACTGGGAGGTGCGGCTCCCGGGCGTGGACAACCCCTTCATCAGTGGCCAGGACAACGGCCCCGGCATGATCGACCCCGAGGCATGGTTGGCCGGCAAGATCACGGCCAACCCGGACTACGGCACTGTGCCCGGGAGCAACGACCAGGCCAAGGATGCCGCGTACCGCGACTGCGCGGCGAAAGGCAAGGGCACCGCCGTCCTGCCGGACGGCGCGGGCTCCACCGGTGCGGTGCCCGACGTCGACGACGCGGTGGTGCGGGCGGCGCTCCGTTGGGCGCAGCGCGGCATCGGCAAGCCGTACGTCTGGGGGGCGACCCGTCTGCAGGGTGACAACCCCACGTCCTTCGACTGCTCCAGCTTCACGCAGTGGATGTACTACCAAGCCAGCGGCGGCAAGATCGATATCGGTACGACCACGTACGAGCAGGAACGCATCCTCCGAGGCAGCGAGATCGACCTCAGCCAGGCGAAGCCCGGTGACCTCATCTACTTCGGCCCCAGCAAGGGGAACTCGGACCACGTCGCCGTGGTCTGGGACCCGGCCACCAAGAAGATCCTCCACGCGCCGCGCCCCGGCAAGAACGTGGAGTTCAGCACCTGGGACGTCCAGTCCAAGATCGTTGCCGTGCACCGGGTGCCGATCCCGGCGGGAACGTCAGGCGAGGGCGCCGCCGAGAGTGGTGCGCACTGATGAGCAGGAAGACGAGACATTGATGAACAAGCGCAGCGCCTTCGCGCTGGCGACGGGGACCGCCCTCGTCCTGGGCCTCACGACCGGCTGTGGTCCGGACAGTTCGGACGGTTCCAAGGGCGGCGCCACCGCCTCGAAGTCGCCGTCCGCCGGGGCGTCCGCCTCGCCGATGGCCCCGGTGTACGAGGGCAAGCCCGACCCGGGACTGTCCAAGGAGCCGGTCTGGTCCCGCGCCAAGCTCGCGGACACCCGCACCACGTGCCCCATCGACGCCACGGAGACCCAGCGGGGCGGTGCCGACGTGGGCTTGTGCGCCGTCGGGGACGCCGTGGTGGTCACCGAGGAGCTCCGCCAGGAGACGGGCGACGGTGCCCAGGAGACCAAGTCGGTCACCCGCCTGCTCGATGCCGGGACCGGCAAGGAGCGCGCGGCCTTCGACGCCCTCATGTCGGGCGAGCCCGCGGCGGTCGGCCGCTGGAAGGACGGCTCGCCGGCCCTGCTGATCCGCTCGGTCCGCGCGCAGGACCCGACGCAGGTCACGTACACCATGTACGCCCCGGACGGCCGTGAGCTGGGCCGCTCCGTCTTCCGCGGCAAGGAGTACCTGAACCTGCCGGTCGTGGACGGGCACGTCAAGCTGCCGAGCTCAAGCAACTTCGAGGTCAAGTACGCCCCGATCGGCGGCGGCGCCGAGCTGACCGTCAATGACGTGAACCCGCAGAACAACATCGGCCCGGGCTTCGGCTACACCCCCGCGACCAAGGACCACTACGACACCAAGGGCGGCTACCTCGTCGTCACCGACCGCCGCACCGGCAAGCAGGCGTGGTCCACCCGGGACACGGAGCCGCCGAAGGCCATCGCGGAGATCAACCCCAAGGGCAATCACCCCACGGCCATCCTGAAGCCGCTCGGCGGCGACCGGGGCATCGTCCTGTGGACGGCGAAGTACGGATCCGACAAGGCGGTGATCGCCGTGGTCGACCTGGCCACCGGCCGCCAGGTGTCGCAGGGACCGTCGGTGCTCCTGAACAGCCCGGGTTCCGAAAAATTCACCGTGCTGTCCCCGGACGGGAAGACAGCTGTCGGCGAGTTCGGCAAGGAGACCGTGGCCTGGGACATCGAGACGGGCCGCGAACTGTGGCGCAGAGGTGAGGAGAAGCCGCTGCGTCCGGCGGCGATCTCGCCCTCCGGCGTGCTGTACGCGAGCGTCGACGGCCAGCAGACCCTGGACGCCCGCACCGGCAAGCCCCTCTCCACCTACGACCAGATCCCCCAGTTCACCACCAACGGATTCGGGATCCTGACCGACGCGAAGGCCCTCCACGTCTTCCGGTCCAACACTGCCCCGGCGGAAGGGACGTCCTGAGCATGGCCCCCGAACAGCAGAAGAAGCCCCGCGCGGACAACGACTGGACGACGGAGATCGTCCTCCTCGTCGTCGGCGTCCTCGCCCTCCTGTGCGGCGCGTGGCTCGCGGCCCGCCTCGGCGCGTCGTTCGCCGACGAACCGGAGCCCCCGGGCAACCCCTTCTCCTTCGCCATCGCCCTCGCCAAGGGCGACTACGGGTGGCCGGGCGGCGCCGCGAGCGCCATCGCCGCCGCCGAGGTGCTGCTCCTCGCCGGCCTGGTCACCGCCGGGTACCGGATCATCCAGCGGATGCGCAACAAGCCGGAAGTGGACCGTGCGGCCCGGCACATGGCGGGCGGCTCGGACCTCGGCAAGCTCACCATGAAGGGCGCCGCCGCGACCGCGGAGCGCCTCGGGGTACGGGGCCAGGTGCCCGGCGTCTTCATCGGCCGGTCGCTGCGCGGCCGGCAGCCGCTGTACGGCTCGTTCGAGGACATGCACGTCGACATCTGGGGCCCCCGTACCGGCAAGACGACCCGGCGCGCCATCCCGGCGATCCTGGACGCCCCCGGGGCCGTCCTCGTCACCTCCAACAAGCGGGACATCGTCGACGCCACGCGCGGCCCCCGCCAGGCCCGCGGCCAGGTGTGGGTCTTCGACCCGCAGCAGGTGGCGCAGGAGCCGACGGCCTGGTGGTGGAACCCGCTGTCGTACGTCACCGACGTCGCCAAGGCCCGCAAACTGGCCGACCACTTCGCCTCGGGCTCGCGCGACGCCGACGCGTCCACCGACGCGTTCTTCGACCCGGCGGGACAGGACCTCCTGGCCAACCTGCTGCTCGCGGCGGCCTGCGCCAAGGCGCCCATCACGCAGATCTACGGCTGGCTGGCCAACCCGAAGGACGACACCCCCGAGCGCATCCTGCGCGGCGCCGGGCACCACATGCCCGCCGACGCCCTCTCGGGCGTCATCACGGCCCCCGACAAGCAGCGCAGCGGCATCTACGGCGTCGCCCAGCAGATGGCGTCCTGCCTGATCAACCCCGAGGTCAACAAGTGGGTGACGCCGCTCGGCCCGGCCGACGACCGCCCGGAGCTCGACCCCGCCGAGTTCGTCCGCAGCGGCAACACCCTGTACTCGCTCTCCCGCGAGGGCAGTGACTCCGCCGGCCCGCTGGTCACGGCCCTGACCGTGGCCGTCGTCGAGGCGGCCGAGGAGTACGCCACCACGCAGCGCGGCGGCCGGCTGCCGCTGCCGATGGTCGGCGTCCTGGACGAGGCGGCGAACGTCTGCCGCTGGCGCGCCCTGCCCGACCTCTACTCGCACTACGGCTCGCGCGGCATCATCTTGATGACGATCCTCCAGTCCTGGGCCCAGGGCGTCGAGGTGTGGGGCGACCGCGGCATGGAGAAGCTCTGGTCCGCCGCGAACGTCCGCGTCTACGGCGGCGGTGTCTCCGACACCCGCTTCCTCGGCGACCTCTCGGAGCTGGCGGGCGAGTACGAGCTGCGCGACTACTCCGCGACGCAGGAGGCGGAGTTCGGCGGCTGGTCCGGCAACCGAACGGTGAACGAGTCCGTCCGCCGCGAGCGCGTCCTGCAGGTCTCCGACCTGGGCTCGATGCCCCCGGGCCGGGCCCTCGTCCTGGCCTCGGGCACCAAGCCGGTCCTGGTGGAGACGATCCCGTGGTGGGAGGGCCCGTACGCCCAGCAGGTCAAGGCCTCCCTGGCCAAGCACGACCCGGGCGCCGCCTGACGGCCGGGTCCGCGGACCATTCGACGAGCGGCGGCCGGACCTGTGCACACAGGGGCCGGCCGCAGCCGTCCGTGAGGCGCAGGCGGGCGTGCAGGACTCCGGTGTTCAGCGCGGCGGCGGCGGTGTCCGGGTCGATGGCGTCGAGCATCAGCTTGGCGCGGCGGAACATGGCGAAGGTTCCGGTTTCCCCGTCCACGCTGCCCCACGTCAGGTAGACGAAGCGGGCCCCGGGGCGGCCTTGGACGTACGGCCCTTTGAGGTCGACCCCCGAGCCGGTCGGGGTCGCGGTCGCCGTGCACTCCAGCGTCCAGAGCGCCGACACGGCGTCGCCGGGGTGCGGATCCAGCAGGTCGTCCGCCCGGCCCCGTCGCTGGACGGCGACGTGCACGTTGCCGTAGCCGGGGAACCCCGGCCCGGCGGGACACGTGCGCCCCGGCAGGTCGACGCCCTCGATCCGCATCTCCATGGCCCCATCCTGCCCGGCTAGGCGCTCGCCCCGGAGCCGGTGGGGGTGAAGATCCGGTCCAGGTGGTGGCGCAGCACCCCGGTGGCGGAATCGGGCCCGCGCCGGCCCACCAGGATGCTGGTGCCCATCGCCGCCGCCATGGCGAGCAGGCTGATCGCCTCCGTGCGCGCGTCGACGCCGGGGTCGGCCGGCGCGGAGTCCTGCGCCTGCCGGATCAGACCGGCGAGGGCGTCCTCGGCGGCGTCGGGGTTGTCGATGGGCGTTCTTGCGGCGCCGGGTACGGCCACCGCGTCTGCGTCGCCTCGCGGGCGGGCGCCGCGTCACCGGCCGCTCGGCATGCCGGGGAAGGCGATCGGGTACGAGACCGTCGGCTCCGGCCGGGGTGCCGGCTGCCCCGGGTCCGCATCCGCCCCGGCCGTTGTGGAGCTGTTGCCGAGGACGAAGACCCCGGCGACGATCAGGCCCGGCGGAGCGGTCTCCCGTCGGGCCACGGAGGAAGCCGGAGACGGCTGCCGGCCTTGGTGCCGTGCGACTTCACGTACGCGTTGATCCAGGGCACGGCCGCATCCCCCTCGTTGGTCGCGCTGCGCCTCCCCGCGCGACCGACCCATGAAAGCAGCTGCCACTGACCACACGTCACCGATCAGTCGCCATTCGTGACGATCGGCCGAAATGCGGGGCGTGCGCGGCGCAGGGAAGACAGACGCCGAGTGCGGCGTGGTGGGCGAGGGCCACCGGCGCGGGGCCGTGGTCCGGCAGGTCGGCGACCGCGAGGGCCGCGCGGGGGAGGTGCGGGGCGCGGGCGGTGGCGGCGGTCCGGCGGACGACGGCCCGCAGCCGCGCGGCGGCATCGGACGGCGGGCCGGGCGCGCCGACGGCCAGGGCGAGCGGGCCGTACGGGGCGAGTGCGAGCAGCCAGCGGTGGCCGTGGTGCGCGACGGCGACCACCGGCGCGCCGGTGCCGGGCGTATCGGGAGCGCCGGTCAGCCGGGCGGCGCGGAAGTCGCTCGCCGGGTCCCAGCGCAGCCCGATGCGCTCCGGGGGCACCCGCAGGTGCTCGGCCAGGGCGCGCCGGGCGCCGGCGCGGGCGGCGAAGAACCAGACCCGTTCCTCGTCGCGGGCGATGCGGGCGCCGCGCAGCTTCTCCTCCCGCCCGAGCAGCGCGACATCGGCCCGGCGGGCGGTGTGCTCCCCGCCCCCGACGCCGTACCAGACGTGCACCGCGTCCGGGGCCGGCGGCGTCACCACGCGGCCATCCACGCGGCCCGGCAGGCGGCCGTCACGCCCGGAACGGCGAGGCCAGGCGGACACCCACCGAGCAGGGCGCCAGGAACGCGTCGTCGGGGCGGCCGGCGACGAGCTGGGCGCCGAGCTCCCGGACGTGCTCCTCGGTCAGGATCAGCTCGACGTAGTCGCCGCTGTCCCGGATCGACACGTGCAGCGACACGTTGCCCTCGGCGTCACGGGACAGGCCCATGGTGCCGTCCACCACTCCGGGGATCATCGACGGCGTCTGGCGGGTCGGTGCGTACGAGCTCATCGTTTTCTCCAACGGGAACGGCGGGAACGGCGGGAACGGCGGGAACGGCGGGAACGGCGGAGCGGGTACAACAGGCAGGGGCGGGGTCAAGCGCGGACTTCCGCCCGCCGCCGCGCGGCGACGGCGGCGGCGATCCGCCCGCCGAACAGGCCGACGAGCAGACCGAGGACGATCAGCAGGAGCGACAGGGCCTTCGCGGCGGGCAGCTCCTCGTCGAAGAGCACCATCGAGCCGACGATGCCGAAGACCGGGACGAGCAGGGACAGCGGGGCGACGGTGGAGACCGGGTACTCCCTGAGCAGCCAGTTCCACATCCAGTACGCGAACAGCGTGTTCGGGTAGACCTGGAAGAGGACCGAGGCGACCGCCGTCAGGTCCGCCTGCTCGGCCAGCCGCGTGTAGCCGTCGGTGCCGTTGGCCAGCAGATCGAGGGCGAACAGCGGTACCGGCGAGAACAGGCAGGACCACACCAGGAAGCCGAGGACGTCCTTGGGGGCGGCCTTCTTCATGACGACGTTGGCCACGCTCCAGGCCGCCGCGCCGCACAGCACCAGGCCGATCCCGGCCAGGGTGACGCTGCCGTCGGTGATGAAGGCCGTGCAGGCCAGGCCGGTCAGGGCGACCGCGGCGCCCGCGAACTGCAGGCCGGTCAGCTTCTCCCGGAACACGAAGGCGCCGAGGAAGACCGTGAAGAACGCGCTGGCCTGGAGCACCAGGGAGGCGATGCCGGCGGAGAGCCCGACCCGCACGCCGAGGTTGACCACCCCCCACAGGCCGACCCCGAACACCAGCCCGTACCCGGCGAGATGCCGCCAGGGGACGTCGGGCCGGCGGATGAACAGGACCGCCGGGAACGCGCAGAGCGTGAAGCGGATGCCCGCCAGGATGAACGGGTCGACCGAGGTGAGGCCGATCTTGATGACCGAGAAGTTGACGCCCCAGATCGCGGTGATCAGTACGGCGAGTGCGATGTGCCGGCCCTTCACGGCTCACCCCACCTCTCGCGTGGAGTGGAACCCCCGGCGGTGCCACAGCAGCGGCTCGGTAACCCCGTGCGTGCGCACCCCGGTGACCTCGCCGATGAGGAGATGGTGGTCGCCGACCGGGATCAGGTCCGCGGTACGGCAGTGCAGTACCGCCGCCGCGTCCGCCAGGTACGGCAGGTCCGTGCCGGTCCAGTCCTCGAAGCCGAGGCCGGCGAACCGGTCGACGCCGCGCGAGGCGAACTGCCGGGCCGCCGCCGCGTGGTGGGAGCCGAGCACGTTGACGGTGAACCCCGCGGCGGCGGTGAGCGCGGCCCGGCAGCTGGAGTCGTTGGACAGTCCCACCAGGAGCAGCGGCGGGTCCAGCGACACCGAGGTCACCGCGGAGGCGGTGAAGCCCTTGCGGTGCCCGTGTGCGTCACGGGTGGCGACGATGGTCAGCGGGGCCGCGAGCAGCGCCATCGCCTCGCGGAAGGTGTGGCCGTCCACAGGTGTGGACGTGTCCTGGGCCATTACGGTCACGGTTTTTCCTCAGGTGTGGGTACGTACGGGCCGCTCAGGCGGCCGGAGCGGGTTCCGGGCTGGCCTTGTCGCCGGCCGCGTCGGCGCCGGCCTTGTCGCCCGCGTCGGCGTCGGCGCCCGCGTCGGCGTCCGCGTCCGCCGCGGCGACCGCCCGGCGGAAGCTGCGGATGGTCAGCGGCAGCGCGACCGCGCCGAACGCGCTGAGCAGCACGGCCAGTACGCTCACCAGCCGCTGCGGGCCGATGGCGGCGCCGACGCTGCTGATGAGCAGACCGCCGATCGGGTACGAGAGCAGGCCGATGAGGAAGAACGGCCCCATCACCTTGCCCAGGTGCTGCTGCGGGATGACCTTGACCCGCTCGGTCCGGTTGAACACGTTGAAGTACGCGACGCCGCACAGCGCGGCCACGAACGCGGGCGCGTACACCGTGAAGGTCGGGGCGAACCCGAGGACCAGCAGGCACGCGCACATCACGACGTAGCCGAGCACGCCCAGCAGCCACACCCCGAAGCGCTTCAGCAGCCGCGGTGTCATCAGCAGGTTGACCAGTCCGGCGACCCCCACCAGCATGTTCAGCAGGGCGAACGACGACTCCGGGGCCCCCAGGACGTCCGTGACGACCGCCGCGTTGGCGCCGAGCATGGTGGCGAAGACCAGGTTGATCGCGAAGTTCAGGCTCGCCAGCAGCATCACCGGGCGGTTGCCCAGCAGCAGCTTCCAGCCCAGCCCCAGCTCGCCCAGGTTGCCCCGTACGGTGCCGGCGCCCGCGGTGCGGGTGCCGCGCGGCAGCTTCAGCCAGCAGGCCGCGGCGGCCAGGAACATCAGCGCCGCCAGTCCCAGCAGCCAGATCTTGCCGAGGACCATCACCGCCAGGACCGCCAGCCCCGGACCGAGTGCCATCGCCAGCAGCTCCATGTTCTGGAACAGTGCCTGGGTGCGCGGCAGATCCTCCTTCGAGGCGAGCTGCGGCACGGTCTTCTCGATGGACATCCGCACCGGCGCCACCAGCGTGGACAGCAGCGCTCCGTTGACCATCAGCACACCGACCGTCCAGGACGGCGCGGCGAAGCAGAGCGCCACCGTCACGGCCAGGACCACGCCGCGCGCGGTGTTGGCCCGGGAGAACAGCCGGGTGCCGCCGTCCCGGTCCGCCATCAGCCCGGCGAACGGGTAGACCAGCAGGCAGGGCAGCCATTCCACGGCGTAGGCGAGGCCGAGCAGGGACAGCTTGCCGGACTCCTGGAAGATGATCAGCGGCACGCTGAAGAGCACCAGCTGCTCGGACATCAGGCCGAGCAGCACCCCGCCGGCGAACAGCGCCCGGCGCAGCCGCAGCCCGCTCATCGGACGACCGCCGCGCCCGAACCGGCCTCGGTCTTCTCCAGGTCGCGCAGCACCGGCAGCACGCCGGTGTAGAAGTGGCGCATCTCGTCGCGGGCCGGCCAGCCCGAGAAGATGAACTGCGTGACGCCCGCCGCCTTGTACGCCATGAGCTCGGCGGCGATCTCCGCGTGGCTGCCGACCAGGCACAGGGCGGGCCCGCCCCGGTAGGCGACCGCACCGGACCACAGGACCGGCGATATCCAGCCGTGGCCCGCCTCCTCGGCGAGGCGGAACGAGTTCTTCACCGCGGCCGAGTCCGCCGCGGCGACGAAGTCCGCCACGAAGGCCCGGTGGTTCTCGTCCGCGCCCCGCATGACCTCGGCGAGGTCGGCGAGCGCCTCCTCGCGGGTCGGGCGGCTCAGCACCTGCATCCGCAGGCCGACGCCCACGCCCCGCTCCCGGAACGGCCGGGCGGCCGCCGCGATGGCCTGCGGCGTGTCCCCGTACCGGAACCAGCAGTCGCCGTGGGTCAGCGCGGTCCGCTGGGCGATCTCGGAGGCGCCGCTGACGTAGATCTCCGGCCGGTCGCCGCCCCAGTAGCCGAGACCCAGCTGGGCGTCCTTGAGCCGGTAGTGCTCCCCCTCGTACGTCAGCGGGGTCTCGCCGCGCCAGAAGCGGTGCAGGACGTCGAGGAACTCGCCCGCCCGCGCGTACCTCTCGTCGTGCGGGAGGAAGTCCCCGTAGTACGCCTGCTCCACCGGGGAGATCCCGGCCACCAGGTTGAGCGCGATGCGCCCCTTCGACATCCACGAGACGG
This genomic window contains:
- a CDS encoding DUF4913 domain-containing protein, with product MTTSPEERPASGEEVELYFEDVFTFVSEYLSPMVRRRVNGSSATWCPRWWEHPEAGARLSALWLAWEHLRLEPDLGMSTWWLHHADPHLRVLMDTDLGPFAACSPKVGGHTVYPFEPLPLEKYDPDSASA
- a CDS encoding peptidoglycan DD-metalloendopeptidase family protein → MVAPAVLAAASKAVKVAKAAKGAAELASGQGGGKGGGGKKKNNLKWLLVAGVGGLPIVGFGLVFVIMLTAMVGGLGSGAAMAACGDYADNAGTGNTGDKAATNPIMPAGKVYMPSDTARDEIPPRMILASMRAAARYEGLDWTIIAGQMYQETKYGQDKSAASGGDNGLGYKGLLQFGDDAWRGYGDDGNGDGKKDRYNIDDAAYAAANYMHALKVESEPWDALLSYSGSLKNNTVYPRVVLTQSARYRGTLTGDKDLISRWYAHLKNTVDKNPDFPVLGKASDIPEPVGNNAQPAEALSIPSAGARSWSTPPFDGGGQGTTTAMAPVAFSRPLAAPFRPDDPPASSGGKDWQWPLKEGTYKIGTPYHKQGSAWSLGYHTGLDLESPVGTPIYAPADGKVVKTASGGSYGNETHIEHANGVITLYAHQSTVSVKNGDTVKRGDQIGAVGLTGNTFGPHLHWEVRLPGVDNPFISGQDNGPGMIDPEAWLAGKITANPDYGTVPGSNDQAKDAAYRDCAAKGKGTAVLPDGAGSTGAVPDVDDAVVRAALRWAQRGIGKPYVWGATRLQGDNPTSFDCSSFTQWMYYQASGGKIDIGTTTYEQERILRGSEIDLSQAKPGDLIYFGPSKGNSDHVAVVWDPATKKILHAPRPGKNVEFSTWDVQSKIVAVHRVPIPAGTSGEGAAESGAH
- a CDS encoding PQQ-binding-like beta-propeller repeat protein: MNKRSAFALATGTALVLGLTTGCGPDSSDGSKGGATASKSPSAGASASPMAPVYEGKPDPGLSKEPVWSRAKLADTRTTCPIDATETQRGGADVGLCAVGDAVVVTEELRQETGDGAQETKSVTRLLDAGTGKERAAFDALMSGEPAAVGRWKDGSPALLIRSVRAQDPTQVTYTMYAPDGRELGRSVFRGKEYLNLPVVDGHVKLPSSSNFEVKYAPIGGGAELTVNDVNPQNNIGPGFGYTPATKDHYDTKGGYLVVTDRRTGKQAWSTRDTEPPKAIAEINPKGNHPTAILKPLGGDRGIVLWTAKYGSDKAVIAVVDLATGRQVSQGPSVLLNSPGSEKFTVLSPDGKTAVGEFGKETVAWDIETGRELWRRGEEKPLRPAAISPSGVLYASVDGQQTLDARTGKPLSTYDQIPQFTTNGFGILTDAKALHVFRSNTAPAEGTS
- a CDS encoding type IV secretory system conjugative DNA transfer family protein, coding for MAPEQQKKPRADNDWTTEIVLLVVGVLALLCGAWLAARLGASFADEPEPPGNPFSFAIALAKGDYGWPGGAASAIAAAEVLLLAGLVTAGYRIIQRMRNKPEVDRAARHMAGGSDLGKLTMKGAAATAERLGVRGQVPGVFIGRSLRGRQPLYGSFEDMHVDIWGPRTGKTTRRAIPAILDAPGAVLVTSNKRDIVDATRGPRQARGQVWVFDPQQVAQEPTAWWWNPLSYVTDVAKARKLADHFASGSRDADASTDAFFDPAGQDLLANLLLAAACAKAPITQIYGWLANPKDDTPERILRGAGHHMPADALSGVITAPDKQRSGIYGVAQQMASCLINPEVNKWVTPLGPADDRPELDPAEFVRSGNTLYSLSREGSDSAGPLVTALTVAVVEAAEEYATTQRGGRLPLPMVGVLDEAANVCRWRALPDLYSHYGSRGIILMTILQSWAQGVEVWGDRGMEKLWSAANVRVYGGGVSDTRFLGDLSELAGEYELRDYSATQEAEFGGWSGNRTVNESVRRERVLQVSDLGSMPPGRALVLASGTKPVLVETIPWWEGPYAQQVKASLAKHDPGAA
- a CDS encoding DUF5990 family protein, yielding MEMRIEGVDLPGRTCPAGPGFPGYGNVHVAVQRRGRADDLLDPHPGDAVSALWTLECTATATPTGSGVDLKGPYVQGRPGARFVYLTWGSVDGETGTFAMFRRAKLMLDAIDPDTAAAALNTGVLHARLRLTDGCGRPLCAQVRPPLVEWSADPAVRRRPGRAWPGRP